A single window of Deltaproteobacteria bacterium DNA harbors:
- a CDS encoding ferredoxin, with protein sequence MAKIRFKPPVPDEPELEVDVDPDTTLLEAAEEVGAKVGSSCGGQCACSTCHVYVLAGEDALSDMEDNEDDRLDMAFDVRPESRLGCQARVVRDDAEIVVQISEESLKAWYDEHPSARKASG encoded by the coding sequence ATGGCCAAGATTCGCTTCAAACCGCCCGTGCCCGACGAGCCGGAACTCGAGGTCGACGTCGACCCGGACACGACGTTGCTCGAGGCCGCCGAGGAAGTCGGCGCCAAGGTCGGCAGCTCGTGTGGCGGGCAGTGCGCGTGCTCGACGTGCCACGTCTACGTGCTGGCGGGCGAGGACGCCCTGTCGGACATGGAGGACAACGAAGACGACCGGCTCGACATGGCGTTCGACGTGCGACCGGAATCGCGACTCGGCTGCCAGGCGCGGGTGGTGCGCGACGATGCCGAAATCGTCGTGCAGATCTCCGAGGAGAGCCTCAAGGCCTGGTACGACGAGCACCCGTCGGCGCGCAAGGCATCCGGGTAA